One Phaseolus vulgaris cultivar G19833 chromosome 4, P. vulgaris v2.0, whole genome shotgun sequence DNA window includes the following coding sequences:
- the LOC137837139 gene encoding uncharacterized protein, which translates to MAPTYFPLRWESTGDQWWYASPIDWAAANGHYDLVRELLRMDSNHLFKLTSLRRIRRLEVVWDDEEQFNDVAKFRSEVAQKLLLECESKKGKNSLIRAGYGGWLMYTAASAGDLGFVQVLLERNPLLVFGEGEYGITDIFYAAARSKNCEVFRLLFDFAVSPRFLTGKGGVVVEEHVGDVPSVYRWEMTNRAVHAAARGGNLKILEELLANCSDVLAYRDADGSTVLHAAAGRGQVQVVKYLTSSFDMINSTDHKGNTSLHVAASRGQLATAEALVSAFPTLISLRNNSGETFFHKAVSGFQSHAFKRLDKQVELLRNMLSGKNFHVGDIINDKNNDGRTALHMAIIGNIHTDLVQLLMTAPSINVNICDVDGMTPLDYLRQHPNSASSDILIKKLISAGGMFGCQGHSSRKAIASHLRMQSIGSSPGTSFRVSDTEIFLYTGIENVSDTSADHGNGGVSSSSSEHIPYDPNAVENRVSTASKRPSSVNHAAARLKRALLWPRVKDKKCEEKFKKSTDEASVDSCRKGNNSLDETPTPLRQRFSRPASLPNNKRTLSVRSQQSSPNAKKRFASGLVHGVMQSMPQVKVSGRSRSSSFSKSSISSPRSMDKQKGIYIDNDIAGPSSLNQPPPEDDESPKLVKKTSVGRKLRGHYFCFGAPGLNVKNSVHRRQESQSYKAHAVAVA; encoded by the exons ATGGCTCCTACATACTTTCCTCTTCGATGGGAGAGCACTGGGGACCAGTGGTGGTACGCATCACCAATAGATTGGGCTGCTGCTAATGGCCACTATGACTTGGTTCGTGAGCTTCTCAGAATGGACAGTAACCATCTTTTCAAGCTCACTTCCCTGCGCCGAATCCGCCGCCTGGAAGTGGTGTGGGATGATGAAGAACAGTTCAATGATGTTGCAAAGTTTCGGAGTGAGGTAGCACAGAAGCTGCTGCTTGAATGTGAGTCCAAGAAAGGGAAGAACTCCCTCATCAGGGCTGGCTATGGTGGATGGCTAATGTACACTGCTGCCTCAGCTGGGGACCTGGGTTTTGTTCAAGTCCTTCTTGAGAGGAACCCTTTGCTGGTTTTTGGTGAAGGAGAGTATGGTATTACTGACATATTCTATGCTGCTGCCAGGAGCAAGAATTGTGAGGTTTTCAGGCTGCTATTTGATTTTGCTGTTTCACCAAGGTTTCTAACTGGCAAAGGAGGGGTGGTGGTGGAGGAGCATGTTGGGGATGTTCCTTCTGTTTATAGGTGGGAGATGACCAATAGGGCTGTTCATGCTGCTGCTAGAGGAGGAAATCTGAAGATTTTGGAGGAGCTTCTAGCCAATTGCTCTGATGTTTTGGCTTATAGAGATGCAGATGGATCTACTGTTCTACATGCAGCTGCAGGCCGAGGGCAAGTCCAG GTTGTTAAATATCTTACATCATCCTTTGACATGATAAACTCCACAGACCATAAGGGTAACACTTCTTTGCATGTGGCTGCTTCCAGGGGCCAATTAGCTACAGCTGAAGCTCTTGTATCAGCCTTTCCCACACTGATCTCTCTGAGAAACAACTCTGGAGAAACTTTTTTCCATAAGGCTGTGTCTGGTTTTCAATCTCATGCATTCAAAAGATTGGACAAGCAGGTTGAGCTTTTGAGAAACATGCTAAGTGGGAAGAACTTTCATGTAGGGGACATTATCAATGACAAGAACAATGATGGAAGAACTGCTCTTCACATGGCCATCATAGGAAACATTCATACTGATCTTGTGCAGCTCCTCATGACTGCTCCCTCAATAAATGTGAATATCTGTGATGTTGATGGCATGACCCCACTAGATTACCTTAGACAACACCCCAACTCAGCATCATCAGATATACTAATAAAAAAGTTGATCTCAGCTGGTGGAATGTTTGGTTGTCAAGGTCATAGTTCAAGAAAAGCCATAGCTTCACACTTGAGAATGCAAAGCATTGGAAGCAGTCCTGGGACATCATTCAGAGTCTCAGACACTGAAATATTTTTGTACACTGGCATTGAGAATGTGTCAGATACAAGTGCTGATCATGGAAATGGAGGAGTGAGTTCATCTTCATCAGAACACATTCCATATGACCCGAATGCTGTAGAAAATCGAGTTTCAACAGCTAGCAAAAGGCCTAGTTCTGTGAACCATGCAGCAGCAAGGTTGAAGAGAGCTCTTCTGTGGCCTAGGGTGAAAGACAAGAAATGTGAAGAGAAGTTCAAGAAGTCTACAGATGAGGCTTCAGTGGACTCATGCAGAAAAGGGAATAACAGCTTGGATGAAACTCCAACCCCACTAAGGCAAAGATTTTCTAGGCCAGCTTCACTTCCTAACAACAAAAGAACTCTTTCTGTCAGGAGTCAGCAGTCAAGTCCTAATGCTAAGAAGAGGTTTGCTTCAGGACTAGTGCATGGAGTCATGCAATCCATGCCCCAAGTAAAGGTTTCAGGAAGATCCAGGTCTAGTTCCTTTTCAAAGTCATCAATTTCTTCACCTAGATCAATGGACAAACAAAAGGGCATTTACATTGACAATGACATTGCTGGGCCATCTAGCTTAAATCAACCACCACCTGAGGATGATGAATCCCCAAAGTTGGTAAAGAAAACTTCAGTGGGTAGGAAGTTGAGGGGCCATTACTTCTGCTTTGGTGCACCTGGCCTTAATGTCAAAAACTCAGTTCATAGGCGGCAAGAAAGCCAGAGTTACAAGGCTCATGCTGTTGCTGTGGCCTAA